A stretch of the Dyella telluris genome encodes the following:
- a CDS encoding metallophosphoesterase family protein, whose translation MNDLEDPQIDSRRQFLKCMAWAGAGTLWLMHGGVLKAQPLTAQGAASAADASFGFVQISDSHIGFHKAPNPDVAGTLRQSLDMINAQKVRTDFVLHTGDLTHLSRPEEFDTLSGVMQDAHMGKVFYVPGEHDVIGDNGAEFFHRFGERQTAGGWYSFDHRGVHFVGLINVLNLKAGGLGSLGADQLAWLKKDLAALSPDTPLVVFAHMPLWPLYPDWGWGTDDSNEAVSYLRRFGSVSVLNGHIHQIQQKVEGNITFYTARSTAYPQPAPGTAPAPGPMKDIAPGDLHRYLGIRDVRHVRGSHTLAVTEEVMS comes from the coding sequence ATGAACGACCTTGAAGACCCGCAGATCGACAGCCGCCGCCAGTTCCTCAAATGCATGGCATGGGCGGGTGCCGGCACGTTGTGGCTGATGCACGGCGGCGTGTTGAAGGCGCAGCCGCTGACCGCCCAGGGCGCCGCGTCGGCAGCGGATGCCAGTTTCGGTTTCGTGCAGATCAGCGATTCGCATATCGGCTTCCACAAGGCGCCGAACCCGGACGTGGCCGGCACGCTGCGCCAATCGCTCGACATGATCAACGCGCAGAAGGTGCGTACGGATTTCGTGTTGCATACCGGTGACCTCACGCATCTTTCCAGGCCCGAGGAGTTCGATACCTTGTCCGGCGTGATGCAGGACGCGCACATGGGCAAGGTGTTCTACGTACCCGGCGAGCACGACGTGATCGGCGACAACGGTGCGGAGTTCTTCCACCGTTTTGGTGAGCGACAGACAGCAGGCGGCTGGTACAGCTTCGACCATCGCGGCGTGCACTTCGTCGGCCTGATCAACGTGCTCAACCTGAAGGCCGGCGGGCTCGGTTCGCTGGGTGCGGACCAGCTGGCATGGCTGAAGAAGGATCTGGCGGCGCTGTCGCCGGATACGCCGCTGGTGGTGTTTGCCCATATGCCCTTATGGCCGCTCTATCCCGACTGGGGCTGGGGCACCGACGACAGCAACGAAGCCGTGAGTTACCTGCGCCGGTTTGGTTCGGTCAGCGTGCTCAACGGCCACATCCACCAGATCCAGCAGAAGGTGGAAGGCAACATCACCTTCTACACCGCGCGTTCCACCGCGTATCCGCAGCCCGCGCCTGGCACGGCGCCGGCGCCCGGGCCCATGAAGGACATTGCGCCGGGCGACCTGCATCGCTATCTCGGCATTCGTGACGTGCGGCATGTGCGGGGTAGTCACACGCTGGCTGTGACCGAGGAGGTGATGTCGTGA
- a CDS encoding YkgJ family cysteine cluster protein — protein sequence MLHPCLSCGACCAYFRVAFHWSEADASLGGVVPPELAETLDPHRLVMRGTQASRPRCTSLQGVVGEAAHCGIYERRPSVCREVEPAWESGRPSAQCDKARLGHGLAVLTPDDWPVAVTVA from the coding sequence ATGCTCCATCCTTGCCTGAGTTGCGGCGCCTGTTGCGCCTACTTCCGCGTGGCTTTCCACTGGTCCGAGGCCGACGCCTCGCTGGGTGGCGTGGTGCCGCCGGAACTGGCGGAAACGCTGGACCCGCACCGGCTGGTCATGCGCGGCACGCAGGCTTCCCGCCCGCGTTGCACCTCGCTGCAGGGCGTGGTGGGCGAAGCGGCGCATTGCGGCATCTACGAGCGCCGGCCGTCGGTGTGCCGGGAAGTGGAGCCGGCATGGGAATCCGGTCGCCCCAGTGCGCAGTGCGACAAGGCACGGCTGGGGCACGGCCTGGCCGTGCTGACGCCCGATGACTGGCCGGTGGCCGTCACGGTGGCCTGA
- a CDS encoding MAPEG family protein, with translation MQHLPAIIVVLTVLLQFGTMWAVGHAREKHGIKAPAVTGHEGFERALRVQMNTLESTVMFLPSLWLAAQYSAPLWAGLAGLVWLIGRAWYAVSYLQDAAKRGPGFMVSMAGWAATLLLGVVGLVRAIMAG, from the coding sequence ATCCAGCACCTGCCCGCCATCATTGTCGTGCTTACCGTCCTGCTTCAGTTCGGCACCATGTGGGCGGTAGGTCACGCCCGCGAAAAGCACGGCATCAAGGCGCCGGCCGTCACCGGGCACGAGGGCTTTGAACGGGCCCTGCGCGTGCAGATGAACACGCTGGAATCGACGGTGATGTTCCTGCCGTCCCTGTGGCTGGCTGCTCAGTACAGCGCGCCGCTGTGGGCCGGCCTGGCGGGCCTGGTGTGGTTGATTGGCCGGGCGTGGTACGCGGTGAGCTATCTGCAGGATGCGGCCAAGCGCGGCCCGGGCTTCATGGTGTCCATGGCCGGCTGGGCCGCGACGCTCCTGCTGGGCGTGGTCGGGTTGGTACGGGCCATCATGGCGGGCTGA
- the ypfJ gene encoding KPN_02809 family neutral zinc metallopeptidase yields MDWQKGERSQNVEVDSGGGGGPRFGGGRGLGLGGIVILAILGLVFFKDPTALLNQVDTSGQQQVAAPSGQPAQVDPQTKDFVSAVLGSTEKTWSDIFAAHGRQYVDPKLDLFSGGVNTACGAASTAVGPFYCPGDQKVYLDVAFFQELENRFHAAGDFARAYVIAHEVGHHVQNLLGIFDQVEQARRRGAPMEGADGLSVRQELQADCFAGVWANHSQQRLNWLQPGDIESALNAASKIGDDALQQQAQGRVVPDSFTHGTSAQRVKWFKAGFESGDMASCNTFAGQP; encoded by the coding sequence ATGGATTGGCAGAAGGGCGAACGCAGTCAGAACGTCGAGGTCGACAGTGGCGGCGGTGGCGGACCCCGTTTCGGCGGCGGTCGCGGGCTGGGGCTGGGCGGCATCGTCATCCTGGCCATCCTGGGCCTGGTGTTCTTCAAGGATCCCACCGCACTGTTGAATCAGGTGGACACGTCTGGTCAGCAGCAGGTGGCCGCGCCCAGCGGCCAGCCGGCACAGGTCGATCCGCAGACCAAGGATTTCGTCAGCGCGGTGCTCGGTTCCACCGAGAAGACCTGGAGCGACATTTTTGCCGCCCATGGCCGCCAGTACGTGGACCCCAAACTGGACCTGTTCAGCGGCGGCGTGAATACCGCCTGCGGTGCAGCCTCCACGGCGGTCGGGCCGTTCTATTGCCCCGGTGACCAGAAGGTCTACCTGGACGTGGCGTTCTTCCAGGAGCTGGAAAACCGCTTCCATGCAGCCGGCGATTTCGCCCGGGCCTACGTCATTGCGCACGAGGTGGGTCACCACGTGCAGAACCTGCTGGGCATCTTCGACCAGGTGGAGCAGGCACGCCGGCGCGGTGCACCGATGGAAGGCGCGGACGGCCTTTCCGTGCGGCAGGAGTTGCAGGCGGACTGTTTCGCCGGCGTGTGGGCCAACCACAGCCAGCAGCGGCTGAACTGGCTGCAGCCGGGCGACATCGAATCGGCGCTCAACGCCGCCAGCAAGATTGGTGACGACGCGCTGCAGCAGCAGGCACAGGGCAGGGTGGTGCCCGACTCGTTTACGCACGGCACCTCGGCGCAGCGCGTGAAGTGGTTCAAGGCGGGCTTCGAGAGCGGCGACATGGCGAGCTGCAACACCTTCGCCGGGCAGCCGTAA
- a CDS encoding anti-sigma factor family protein: MMCDDAGLLMHAYLDDELDAAGSAAMARHLDACAACKARYETYAIMQKALSEPTLYRRAPDALRARWSTPAPAVAARPHAARRRSPWVFAAAAGFAAAMLLSTPAWLHWLPARGVGDAVVAQAISSHVRSLQGEHLMDVVSTDQHTVKPWFEGKLDFSPRVKDLAAEGFPLVGGRLDALEGHSVAALVYKRRLHVINLFQWPAEGTASAQAIAQEHGYTVIRWTGDGMRYVAISDVNEGDLKQFVLAFQNEANPAMTR; encoded by the coding sequence ATGATGTGCGATGACGCCGGGCTGCTCATGCACGCCTATCTCGACGATGAACTGGATGCGGCCGGCAGCGCTGCCATGGCTCGCCACCTTGACGCCTGCGCGGCCTGCAAGGCGCGCTACGAGACGTACGCGATCATGCAGAAAGCCCTGTCCGAACCCACGCTCTATCGCCGCGCCCCCGATGCGCTGCGGGCGCGCTGGAGCACACCCGCACCGGCCGTCGCGGCCAGGCCGCACGCAGCACGTCGCCGGAGTCCGTGGGTGTTTGCCGCAGCGGCGGGTTTCGCCGCGGCCATGCTTCTTTCCACGCCGGCGTGGCTGCACTGGCTGCCGGCGCGTGGCGTGGGTGACGCGGTCGTCGCGCAGGCCATTTCCAGCCATGTACGTTCGCTCCAGGGCGAGCATCTGATGGACGTGGTGTCCACCGATCAGCACACCGTGAAGCCCTGGTTCGAGGGCAAGCTGGATTTCTCGCCACGCGTGAAGGACTTGGCGGCCGAGGGTTTCCCACTGGTCGGCGGACGGCTGGACGCACTGGAAGGCCACAGCGTGGCCGCGCTGGTCTACAAGCGTCGCCTCCACGTGATCAACCTGTTCCAGTGGCCGGCGGAAGGCACGGCGTCCGCCCAGGCCATCGCGCAGGAACACGGCTATACGGTGATCCGCTGGACGGGCGACGGCATGCGCTACGTCGCCATCTCGGACGTCAACGAGGGCGACCTCAAGCAGTTCGTGCTGGCCTTCCAGAACGAGGCCAATCCGGCGATGACGCGCTGA
- a CDS encoding TerC family protein: protein MFAFDWLSDPTAWAGLLTLVVLEIVLGIDNLVFIAILADKLQVKERDRARVLGLSLALVMRLALLGAMSWLVKLTTPILTLGAVSFSWRDIILLLGGAFLLFKATVELHERLEPDDHGDAAKRAPARFWLVVAQIVVLDAVFSIDSVITAVGMVDHLSVMMIAVVVAMILMISASKPLTSFVNARPTVVILCLSFLLMIGFSLVAEAFGFHIPKGYLYAAIGFSIMIEVFNQTMRRNRQRSLLGSARNLRDRTAMAVLNLLGGAGGDDEDATPKAAAAHADGNVAVFGKDELAMVQGVLDLAHRPVRSIMTPRPEINWVDPRESPEQLRAEVTASSHAWLPVAGDDLDQLVGVASSRDLLASLLEHGRIDVEQVVRKPLTVLESLSVLRLIEEFRRQPLQVALVVDEYGSVLGLVTPTDVLEVIAGEFPGEDSGDPSTVQETDGSWMLDASLDLRRVEHLLGYRLTGDDSFSTLAGYVLEKLGRLPGVGDTFLSEGLRFEVVAMDGARIERLKVNPVE from the coding sequence ATGTTTGCATTCGACTGGCTGTCCGACCCGACTGCGTGGGCGGGTCTCCTCACCCTGGTGGTGCTGGAGATCGTCCTTGGCATCGACAATCTCGTTTTCATCGCGATCCTCGCCGACAAACTGCAGGTGAAGGAGCGCGACCGGGCCCGGGTGCTCGGTCTCTCGCTGGCCCTCGTGATGCGACTGGCCCTGCTGGGCGCGATGTCGTGGCTGGTGAAACTCACCACGCCGATCCTCACCCTGGGTGCCGTCTCTTTCTCGTGGCGCGACATCATCCTGCTGCTCGGTGGCGCGTTCCTGCTGTTCAAGGCCACGGTGGAACTGCACGAGCGCCTGGAACCGGACGACCACGGTGACGCGGCCAAGCGCGCGCCGGCGCGCTTCTGGCTGGTGGTGGCGCAGATCGTGGTGCTGGACGCGGTGTTCTCGATCGACTCGGTGATCACTGCCGTAGGCATGGTCGATCACCTGTCGGTGATGATGATTGCCGTAGTGGTGGCGATGATCCTGATGATCAGCGCGAGCAAGCCGCTGACCAGCTTCGTCAACGCACGACCGACGGTGGTGATCCTGTGCCTGTCGTTCCTGCTGATGATCGGTTTCAGCCTGGTCGCGGAAGCTTTCGGATTCCACATTCCGAAGGGCTATCTGTACGCCGCGATCGGTTTCTCGATCATGATCGAGGTGTTCAACCAGACCATGCGCCGCAATCGCCAGCGCAGTCTGTTGGGCAGCGCGCGCAACCTGCGCGACCGTACCGCGATGGCCGTGCTGAACCTGCTGGGAGGCGCGGGCGGGGACGACGAAGATGCCACGCCCAAGGCGGCCGCGGCGCATGCCGACGGCAATGTCGCCGTGTTCGGCAAGGACGAGCTGGCGATGGTGCAGGGCGTGCTGGATCTGGCACACCGCCCGGTCCGCTCGATCATGACGCCGCGCCCGGAGATCAACTGGGTGGATCCGCGTGAGAGCCCCGAACAGCTGCGCGCGGAAGTCACCGCCTCCAGTCATGCCTGGTTGCCGGTGGCTGGCGACGACCTGGATCAGCTGGTCGGCGTGGCATCGTCGCGCGACCTGCTGGCCAGCCTGCTGGAACACGGTCGCATCGATGTCGAACAGGTGGTGCGCAAGCCGCTCACCGTGCTGGAGTCGCTGAGCGTGTTGCGCCTGATCGAAGAATTCCGTCGCCAACCGCTGCAAGTGGCGCTGGTGGTGGACGAGTACGGCAGCGTGCTCGGTCTGGTGACGCCCACCGATGTGCTGGAAGTGATCGCCGGCGAGTTTCCCGGCGAGGACAGCGGCGACCCTTCCACCGTGCAGGAAACCGACGGCAGCTGGATGCTCGACGCCAGCCTGGACCTGCGCCGCGTCGAACACCTGCTCGGCTACCGGCTTACCGGCGACGACAGCTTTTCCACGCTGGCCGGTTACGTGCTGGAAAAACTGGGGCGCCTGCCCGGCGTGGGCGACACCTTCCTTAGCGAAGGGTTGCGCTTCGAGGTGGTGGCGATGGATGGCGCGCGTATCGAGCGGCTGAAGGTGAATCCGGTCGAATAA
- a CDS encoding cupredoxin domain-containing protein, with translation MKRATPSFKVIAAWLLCTAVAATAMATDAATTPAKPASVDIRNFAFTPKALTIHAGTRVVWTNRDEEPHVVVSAGKQFASSHALDTSDSYAVTFDRPGTYTYYCAIHPMMVGTIIVQ, from the coding sequence GTGAAACGCGCCACGCCATCATTCAAGGTCATCGCTGCATGGTTGCTGTGTACCGCCGTTGCGGCAACGGCGATGGCCACTGATGCCGCGACGACCCCGGCGAAACCTGCCAGCGTGGATATCCGCAATTTCGCCTTCACGCCAAAGGCCCTGACCATTCACGCCGGAACACGCGTGGTATGGACCAATCGTGACGAGGAGCCACACGTGGTGGTCAGTGCCGGCAAGCAATTCGCGTCGTCACATGCGCTGGATACCAGCGACAGCTACGCGGTGACATTCGACCGCCCCGGCACGTACACGTACTACTGCGCCATCCATCCGATGATGGTGGGCACGATCATCGTGCAGTAG
- a CDS encoding dioxygenase family protein has translation MTTLPSLYISHGSPMTAIQPRRVGERLAELARELPRPKAIVIATAHWLARQPHVGGASRPETIHDFYGFPQALFDIQYPAKGEPALAAHVTELLDKAGLPTTLDPTQGLDHGAWVPLRLLYPKADIPVVPLSIQPQLGPAHQYAVGRALAPLREEGVLVIGSGSITHNLHDFRAGYSEEREAPYVRPFIEWIERKASEGDIDALLDYRRQAPFAERAHPTDEHLLPLFVALGAAGEQAHAQRIDAGIEHGLLAMDIYRFDSAATAR, from the coding sequence ATGACCACCCTCCCCAGCCTTTACATCTCCCACGGTTCGCCGATGACGGCGATCCAGCCGCGCCGCGTGGGCGAGCGGCTGGCTGAACTTGCGCGCGAGTTGCCGCGTCCGAAGGCCATCGTGATCGCCACGGCGCACTGGCTGGCGCGACAACCGCACGTCGGCGGTGCGTCGCGTCCGGAAACCATCCACGACTTCTACGGCTTCCCCCAGGCGCTGTTCGATATTCAGTACCCGGCCAAGGGCGAGCCGGCCCTTGCGGCGCACGTCACCGAGTTGCTCGACAAGGCAGGATTGCCCACCACGCTCGATCCCACCCAGGGCCTCGACCACGGTGCATGGGTGCCGCTGCGCCTGCTTTACCCGAAGGCCGACATCCCGGTGGTGCCGCTGTCGATCCAGCCGCAACTGGGCCCCGCGCACCAGTACGCAGTGGGTCGCGCGCTCGCGCCCTTGCGCGAGGAAGGCGTGCTGGTGATCGGTTCGGGCAGCATCACCCACAACCTGCACGACTTCCGCGCCGGATACAGCGAAGAACGCGAGGCGCCTTACGTGCGTCCGTTCATCGAGTGGATCGAGCGCAAGGCGTCCGAAGGCGATATCGACGCCCTGCTCGACTACCGTCGCCAGGCGCCGTTTGCCGAGCGCGCGCATCCCACCGACGAGCATCTGCTGCCACTGTTCGTGGCACTGGGCGCGGCCGGTGAGCAGGCGCACGCCCAGCGCATCGACGCCGGCATCGAGCATGGTTTGCTGGCCATGGACATCTACCGCTTCGACAGCGCCGCTACTGCACGATGA
- a CDS encoding DEAD/DEAH box helicase, translating to MSSPSSDSQPAAVGFAALGLHPELLRALTDVGYESPSPIQAATIPPLLEGRDVLGQAQTGTGKTAAFALPILSRIDLKPGKPQALVLAPTRELAIQVAEAFQRYATHMPGLQVLPIYGGQSYGPQLHSLKRGVQIVVGTPGRVIDHLERGTLDLSELKFLVLDEADEMLRMGFIDDVEKVLQATPPSRQVALFSATMPPPIRKIAQQHLKDPVEVTIKAATTTNINIRQRYWFVSGMHKLDAMTRILEAEPFDAMIIFARTKSATEELAEKLQARGLAAAAINGDIAQAQRERVIQQLKDGKLDILVATDVAARGLDVERISHVMNYDIPYDTESYVHRIGRTGRAGRSGDAILFVTPREKGMLRAIERATRQPIEEMKLPTVEAVNDVRISKFKQRISDTLAVGELDLFQQLIEQYEQEHNIPAIEIAAALARIAQGDQPLLLTPPPKREFTPREHSDHRGDRNDRGDRGEREHRSRDRDGGQRDFTPRPVRPHHTEEGKTTFRIEVGHEHGVKPGNIIGAIANEAGLESQHIGRLSIRGEYSLIDLPAGMPPEVFQHLQKVWVSQQQLRIKEWDGDDSGASEAPPRRPGGGYRPGGGGGFKKHGGKPKPHGQSGGHKGPRRGK from the coding sequence ATGTCCTCCCCGTCTTCCGATTCCCAGCCGGCAGCCGTCGGCTTCGCTGCGCTTGGCCTCCATCCGGAGCTGCTGCGCGCGCTCACCGACGTCGGCTACGAGTCGCCCTCGCCCATCCAGGCGGCCACCATTCCGCCGCTGCTGGAAGGCCGCGACGTGCTTGGCCAGGCGCAGACCGGCACCGGCAAGACTGCCGCATTCGCACTGCCGATCCTCTCGCGTATCGACCTGAAGCCCGGCAAGCCGCAGGCGCTGGTGCTGGCGCCCACGCGTGAGCTGGCCATCCAGGTGGCCGAGGCATTCCAGCGCTATGCCACCCACATGCCAGGCCTGCAGGTGCTGCCGATCTACGGCGGCCAGAGCTACGGCCCGCAGCTGCACTCGCTCAAGCGCGGCGTGCAGATCGTGGTCGGCACGCCCGGCCGCGTGATCGACCATCTGGAACGCGGCACGCTGGATCTGTCCGAACTGAAGTTCCTGGTGCTCGACGAAGCCGACGAAATGCTGCGCATGGGTTTCATCGACGACGTGGAAAAGGTGCTGCAGGCCACGCCGCCGAGCCGCCAGGTGGCGCTGTTCTCCGCCACCATGCCGCCGCCGATCCGCAAGATTGCCCAGCAGCACCTGAAGGATCCGGTGGAAGTCACCATCAAGGCGGCTACCACCACCAACATCAATATCCGCCAGCGCTACTGGTTCGTCAGCGGCATGCACAAGCTGGATGCGATGACGCGCATCCTGGAAGCCGAGCCGTTCGACGCGATGATCATCTTCGCGCGCACCAAGTCGGCGACCGAAGAACTTGCCGAGAAGCTGCAGGCACGGGGCCTCGCCGCGGCCGCCATCAATGGCGACATCGCACAGGCGCAGCGCGAGCGCGTGATCCAGCAGCTGAAGGACGGCAAGCTCGATATCCTCGTGGCCACCGACGTGGCCGCGCGCGGCCTGGACGTGGAACGCATCAGCCACGTCATGAACTATGACATCCCGTACGACACGGAAAGCTACGTGCATCGCATTGGCCGCACCGGCCGTGCCGGCCGCAGCGGCGATGCGATCCTGTTCGTCACGCCGCGTGAAAAGGGCATGCTGCGCGCCATCGAACGCGCCACCCGCCAGCCCATCGAAGAGATGAAGCTGCCCACGGTCGAGGCGGTCAACGACGTACGCATCAGCAAGTTCAAGCAGCGCATCAGCGACACGCTGGCCGTCGGCGAGCTGGACCTGTTCCAGCAGCTGATCGAACAGTACGAGCAGGAACACAACATCCCGGCCATCGAGATTGCCGCGGCACTCGCACGCATCGCGCAGGGCGACCAGCCGCTGCTGCTGACGCCGCCGCCCAAGCGCGAATTCACCCCGCGCGAGCACAGCGACCATCGCGGCGACCGCAACGATCGTGGTGATCGCGGCGAGCGCGAGCACCGTTCGCGCGATCGCGACGGCGGCCAGCGCGATTTCACGCCCCGTCCCGTGCGCCCGCACCACACGGAAGAAGGCAAGACCACCTTCCGTATCGAAGTGGGTCACGAACACGGCGTGAAGCCCGGCAACATCATCGGCGCCATCGCCAATGAAGCCGGCCTGGAAAGCCAGCATATCGGCCGTCTGAGCATTCGCGGCGAATACAGCCTGATCGACCTGCCCGCCGGCATGCCGCCGGAAGTGTTCCAGCACCTGCAGAAGGTGTGGGTGAGCCAGCAGCAGCTGCGCATCAAGGAATGGGACGGCGACGACAGTGGCGCCAGCGAAGCACCGCCGCGCCGCCCGGGTGGCGGTTATCGCCCCGGTGGCGGTGGTGGCTTCAAGAAGCATGGCGGCAAGCCGAAGCCGCATGGCCAGAGTGGCGGGCACAAGGGGCCGCGGCGCGGGAAGTAA
- a CDS encoding sigma-70 family RNA polymerase sigma factor, whose translation MPTEPNARPSGADAARSERFEAQVVPYLDAAYNLAFWLAHNPADAQDVVQEAMLRALRYFDSFHGGDVRVWLLAIVRNTFYTLRGRGLPDALHEELDDDIHPLVDDAPSPEAVTLLAVDVGALQAALERLPAPLREILVLRELEECSYKEIAGITGQKIGTVMSRLARARERLRNELTCRPKEVRRHDVR comes from the coding sequence ATGCCGACCGAGCCGAATGCCCGTCCAAGTGGTGCCGATGCCGCACGAAGCGAGCGCTTCGAGGCGCAGGTGGTGCCGTACCTGGACGCGGCCTACAACCTCGCCTTCTGGCTGGCGCACAACCCGGCCGACGCACAGGACGTGGTGCAGGAGGCCATGCTCCGCGCGCTGCGCTACTTCGACAGTTTCCACGGCGGCGACGTGCGCGTGTGGCTGCTGGCGATCGTGCGCAACACGTTCTACACGCTGCGCGGTCGCGGCCTGCCGGATGCCTTGCACGAAGAGCTCGACGACGACATCCATCCGCTGGTCGACGATGCACCGTCACCGGAAGCCGTGACCTTGTTGGCCGTGGATGTGGGCGCCCTGCAGGCCGCACTGGAACGACTGCCTGCGCCGCTGCGCGAGATCCTCGTGCTGCGCGAGCTGGAGGAGTGCTCGTACAAGGAAATCGCCGGCATCACCGGGCAAAAGATCGGCACGGTGATGTCCCGCCTGGCGCGCGCCCGTGAGCGCCTGCGCAATGAACTCACCTGCCGGCCCAAGGAGGTACGTCGCCATGATGTGCGATGA
- the fghA gene encoding S-formylglutathione hydrolase: MAGIETISEQRCHGGVQGFYRHHSDSCGGSMRFALFQPPQAAHAACPVLYFLAGLTCTEETATIKAGAQRLAAELGLVLVMPDTSPRQTGFDGATGDWEFGEGAGFYLDATQSPWSSRFRMRSYVVDELPALLAQHFPVDIARSGITGHSMGGHGALTIALRHPDKYRSVSAFAPIVAPTQVPWGQKAFPRYLGEDTAAWAAYDACELVRKHRFDGTILIDQGEADGFLSTQLKPELFDQACAEGGQALLLRRHPGYDHSYYFITSFIDDHLRHHAEALGRP, from the coding sequence ATGGCAGGGATCGAAACGATCTCCGAGCAACGCTGCCACGGCGGCGTGCAAGGGTTTTACCGGCACCATTCGGACAGCTGCGGCGGGTCGATGCGCTTCGCGCTGTTCCAGCCGCCGCAGGCCGCGCATGCGGCCTGCCCGGTGCTGTATTTCCTTGCAGGCCTCACCTGCACGGAAGAAACGGCCACCATCAAGGCCGGTGCGCAGCGGCTCGCCGCGGAGCTCGGCCTGGTGCTGGTGATGCCCGATACCAGTCCGCGCCAGACCGGTTTCGACGGCGCCACCGGTGACTGGGAATTCGGTGAGGGCGCGGGTTTTTATCTGGATGCCACGCAATCGCCGTGGTCGTCTCGCTTCCGCATGCGCAGCTACGTGGTGGATGAACTGCCGGCGCTGCTGGCACAGCATTTTCCCGTCGACATTGCGCGCAGTGGCATCACCGGGCACTCGATGGGTGGTCACGGTGCGTTGACCATCGCCTTGCGCCACCCGGACAAATACCGCTCGGTGTCGGCGTTTGCGCCCATCGTGGCGCCGACGCAGGTGCCGTGGGGACAGAAGGCATTCCCGCGCTACCTGGGTGAGGACACCGCGGCGTGGGCCGCGTACGACGCCTGCGAACTGGTGCGCAAGCACCGTTTCGACGGCACCATCCTGATCGATCAGGGCGAGGCGGATGGCTTCCTCTCCACGCAGCTGAAACCCGAGCTGTTCGACCAGGCCTGCGCGGAAGGCGGACAGGCCTTGCTGCTGCGTCGTCATCCGGGTTACGACCACAGTTACTACTTCATCACCAGCTTCATCGACGACCACCTGCGCCACCACGCCGAGGCACTGGGCCGTCCGTGA
- a CDS encoding SDR family NAD(P)-dependent oxidoreductase produces the protein MSGRLDGRVALVTGASSGIGEATALGLAQEGAKVAIAARRRDRLEGLAAKLTALGAEPLVLVADLADEAEAARVVADAEAHYGRLDILVNNAGVMYLEPVEEADLGRWRHMLELNVLSLIASTQAALPGMRVRRDGHIVNISSTAGRVANPNAAAYSATKFGVVAFSEALRREVYQHNIRVTVIEPGVVETELRDHIGHATTKDNLNAWANSMRQLQSVDVADAIVFCVSRPSHVNINEVLMRPTDQER, from the coding sequence ATGTCTGGACGTCTTGATGGTCGCGTGGCGCTGGTCACCGGCGCTTCTTCGGGTATCGGCGAGGCCACCGCGCTGGGCCTGGCACAGGAAGGCGCCAAGGTGGCCATTGCGGCCAGGCGCCGCGACCGGCTGGAGGGATTGGCGGCGAAGCTGACGGCGCTGGGCGCCGAGCCGCTGGTGCTGGTGGCCGATCTGGCCGACGAGGCGGAGGCTGCACGGGTCGTGGCTGACGCGGAAGCCCATTACGGCCGGCTGGATATCCTCGTGAACAACGCCGGCGTCATGTACCTGGAGCCAGTGGAAGAAGCCGATCTGGGGCGCTGGCGGCACATGCTGGAACTCAACGTGCTCAGCCTGATTGCGTCCACGCAGGCCGCGCTGCCCGGCATGCGCGTGCGCCGCGACGGCCACATCGTGAATATCTCGTCGACGGCCGGTCGCGTTGCCAACCCTAATGCCGCCGCCTATTCGGCGACCAAGTTCGGCGTGGTGGCGTTTTCCGAGGCGCTGCGGCGCGAGGTTTACCAGCACAACATCCGCGTCACCGTGATCGAGCCGGGCGTGGTGGAAACGGAGTTGCGCGACCACATCGGGCACGCCACCACCAAGGACAACCTCAACGCATGGGCGAACAGCATGCGTCAGCTGCAGTCGGTGGATGTGGCCGATGCCATCGTGTTCTGCGTGTCGCGTCCCTCGCACGTCAATATCAACGAAGTGCTGATGCGGCCTACCGATCAGGAGCGCTGA